One Nicotiana sylvestris chromosome 12, ASM39365v2, whole genome shotgun sequence genomic window carries:
- the LOC138882646 gene encoding uncharacterized protein, producing MGFLQPVPQTRHNPASPAYKAGVRCTYHSGAEGHDTNDCWTLRRVVENLIEQGKIVLRDEEVPNVTNNPLPAHNNGPLIGMICEDKEFDPALKAIIAIVDAGRKPKAAPKQEKGEKKTSTVKVELEEKVETKTETMVPAKNEVLYIPRGRSEKPQRFKVKRVIPMYVSKGAYVVRGTIKPPRLNEPVVIGRVPQKPMTDPSTVPWNYQRTLVTYKGKEVTGELPENTSVGKYSDTQEVNNATRKCFPPKKPVSAEEAEAFFQKMNMPDCEVVDQFRKYPNQVSMLSLLMRSAEHQKILLKTLNEAYIPAKTSVEQLERMIERFFAVNQVSFSKNDLPPEGAAHNKALHLTVKCEDYYVKRVMLDGGSGVDICPLSTLQRMEVGTGRILPNNVCVRAFDGIKRDTLGEIDLVLTIGPVEFEITFQVLDMDMSYNFLLGRPWIHAAGVVPSILHQIVKFEYEDREIVVHGEDEQSIYRDPSIPYLEAREGFEHTVYQAFEVVLAEQHKEGSPCPQPFLYNASIMVVKEMIR from the coding sequence atgggtttcctgcaaccagtccctcagacaaggcacaatccagcatcacctgcttacaaagccggtgtcagGTGTACTTATCATTCGGGAGCAGAAGGGCATGATAccaatgattgttggactttaagaagGGTGGTAGAGAACTTAATAGAACAGGGAAAGATAGtattaagggacgaggaggtcccaaatgtgaccaataatccgttgcccgctcacaataatgggccgttgattgggatgatctgtgaggacaaggagtttgatcctgccctgaaagctataatcgccattgtcgatgcAGGGAGAAAGCCTAAAGCAGCCCCGAAGCAAGAGAAAGGGGAAAAAAAGACTAGTACTGTCAAGGTTGAGCTCGAAGAGAAGGTTGAGACAAAGACAGAGACGATGGTGCCTGCGAAGAATGAAGTTCTCTATATTCCACGAGGTCGATCAGAGAAGCCACAGAGATTCAAAGTCAAAAGGGTAATACCAATGTACGtgtcgaaaggggcctatgtggtccggggaacGATTAAACcgcctcggctgaatgagccagtggttatcggacgcgtaccacagaagccaatgacagacccgtccacggtaccgtggaattatcaacGAACATTGGTTACATACAAAGGCAAAgaagtcacgggggaacttccaGAGAATACTTCTGTTGGAAAATATTCAGACACTCAAGAAGTAAACAATGCCACACGGaagtgcttcccacccaagaagcctgtaagcgctGAAGAAGCAGAGgctttcttccaaaagatgaataTGCCTGACTGTGAAGTGGTGGATCAATTCCGCAAGTACCCTAACCAAGTGTCTATGTTATCCTTGCTAATGAGGTCTGCCGAACATCAGAAGATCTTGCTCAAAACCCTGAACGAAGCGTATATACCGGCTAagacttcagttgaacaactTGAAAGAATGATAGAAAGGTTCTTTGCGGTTAATCAAGTTTCTtttagcaagaacgatttacctccggagggagcagctcacaacaaggctttacatctgacagtcaagtgtgaagactactacgtcaagcgagtaatgttggatggaggttcgggtgttgacatttgtccgctctccacgctgcagagAATGGAAGTTGGGACCGGAAGGATTCTCCCCAATAATGTATGTGTAAGAgcttttgatggcatcaagagggacaccctcggggaaatTGACTTGGTATTGACTATAGGACCGGTGGAGttcgaaataactttccaggtacTGGATATGGACAtgtcttacaattttctcctcggaagaccttggattcatgctgcaggGGTTGTACCTTCCATACTCCACCAAatagtgaagtttgaatatgaagatcgggaaattgtggtccacggcgaagacgaacaatctatttatcgggacccatccatcccatatctcgAAGCAAGGGAAGGGTTTGAGCATACAGTTTATCAGGCTTTTGAAGTTGTGCTGGCGGAGCAGCATAAAGAAGGGAGCCCTTGTCCCCAGCCTTTCTTGTACAACGCTTCAATCATGGTTGTTAAAGAAATGATCCGATAG